A part of Chitinimonas koreensis genomic DNA contains:
- the prmC gene encoding peptide chain release factor N(5)-glutamine methyltransferase: protein MAATVQQLLAWARGLGLPVLEARMLLEHVSGLDRTRQAAWPETALDDAPAARFQDLAQRRVAGEPVAYLLGSREFFSLEFEVDANVLIPRPETELLVELALERLPADAPCRALDLGTGSGAIAVALARHRPLLAMTAVDRSEAALAVAGRNAARHGAAVRLLASDWYSAVAGERFELIVSNPPYIAAGDVHLEQGDLRFEPRGALTDEADGLAHLRRIVAGAGEHLAPGGWLLFEHGYDQAADCRALLAAAGFAAVQSWQDLAGIERVSGGRLG, encoded by the coding sequence ATGGCGGCCACCGTCCAGCAGCTGCTGGCCTGGGCGCGCGGGCTGGGCCTGCCGGTGCTCGAGGCGCGCATGCTGCTCGAGCACGTCAGCGGCCTCGACCGCACCCGCCAGGCCGCCTGGCCCGAGACCGCGCTCGACGACGCGCCGGCCGCGCGCTTCCAGGACCTGGCGCAGCGCCGCGTGGCCGGCGAGCCGGTCGCCTACCTGCTCGGCTCGCGCGAATTCTTCAGCCTCGAATTCGAGGTCGACGCCAACGTGCTGATCCCGCGGCCGGAAACCGAGCTGCTGGTCGAACTGGCGCTCGAACGGCTGCCGGCCGACGCGCCGTGCCGCGCGCTCGATCTCGGCACCGGCTCGGGCGCGATCGCGGTGGCGCTGGCCAGGCACCGCCCGCTGCTGGCCATGACCGCGGTCGACCGCTCCGAGGCCGCGCTGGCAGTGGCCGGCCGCAACGCCGCGCGCCACGGCGCCGCCGTTCGCCTGCTGGCGAGCGACTGGTATTCGGCGGTGGCCGGCGAGCGCTTCGAGCTGATCGTCTCCAACCCGCCCTACATCGCCGCTGGCGACGTCCATCTCGAACAGGGCGACCTGCGCTTCGAGCCGCGCGGCGCGCTGACCGACGAGGCCGACGGCCTGGCCCACCTGCGCCGCATCGTGGCCGGCGCCGGCGAGCACCTGGCGCCGGGCGGCTGGCTGCTGTTCGAGCACGGCTACGACCAGGCCGCCGACTGCCGCGCGCTGCTCGCCGCGGCCGGCTTCGCCGCGGTACAGAGCTGGCAGGACCTGGCCGGCATCGAACGGGTCAGCGGCGGCCGGCTCGGCTGA
- a CDS encoding EAL domain-containing protein, translated as MPAALLLDLLRHQRYGVEYQPIIELASGQAIGHEALARFYTADGQPLAPKPIFDALHASPLSLYQVEYDMKRLQLAYAPAGPLFVNLDPDAYGVTVGEAEDPLLELLGSHPDLVVEIIENSDVSDAHLSQLLAQAFTARGVRLALDDIGAPNSMVSLDVMMTVDWFKFDRSWLARARDVKGRAALRHLIGFAHECSCRVILEGIEREEDLALARTLEVDCVQGFLYRRQFKSVSLAARPAWQAF; from the coding sequence GTGCCGGCCGCCCTGCTGCTCGACCTGCTGCGCCATCAGCGCTACGGCGTCGAATACCAGCCCATCATCGAGCTCGCCAGCGGCCAGGCCATCGGCCACGAGGCGCTGGCGCGCTTCTACACCGCCGACGGCCAGCCGCTGGCGCCCAAGCCGATCTTCGACGCGCTGCACGCCAGCCCCTTGAGCCTCTACCAGGTCGAGTACGACATGAAGCGGCTGCAACTTGCCTATGCGCCGGCCGGCCCGCTGTTCGTCAACCTCGATCCCGATGCCTACGGCGTGACCGTCGGCGAGGCCGAGGATCCGCTGCTGGAGCTGCTCGGCAGCCACCCGGACCTGGTGGTCGAGATCATCGAGAATTCCGACGTCTCCGACGCCCACCTGTCGCAGCTGCTGGCGCAGGCCTTCACCGCGCGCGGCGTGCGGCTGGCGCTCGACGACATCGGCGCGCCCAATTCCATGGTGTCGCTCGACGTGATGATGACGGTCGACTGGTTCAAGTTCGACCGCTCCTGGCTGGCCCGCGCACGCGACGTCAAGGGCCGCGCCGCGCTGCGCCACCTGATCGGCTTCGCCCACGAATGCAGTTGCCGCGTGATCCTCGAGGGCATCGAGCGCGAGGAAGACCTGGCGCTGGCGCGCACGCTCGAAGTCGACTGCGTGCAGGGCTTCCTCTACCGCCGCCAGTTCAAGTCGGTCTCGCTGGCGGCCCGGCCGGCCTGGCAGGCGTTCTGA
- the mgtE gene encoding magnesium transporter — protein MTAPAPKPKESLQDSLQQVVRILQRHKLVENLVHKQDMPRHELVESLVHKQNLVELEHKLALLHPADIAFILESLPLEDRMTVWGLVPGETEGEVLLEVSDSVRETLLADMNRDEILAAAEHLDADELADLAPDLPQDVMSELMGSLEEEERAELQSALSYAEGQVGALMDFDMVSIRDDVTLEVVLRYLRRFDELPHHTDKLFVVDNDQRLKGVLSIKKLLVSDPEREVAEVMSHDVVMFRADEDASEAAQAFERYDLVSAPVVDSTHKVIGRLTVDMMVDVIREESEAEVLSLGGLKEDEDLFSSVWQSARNRWPWLAVNIGTAFIASRVIGAFEHTIAQLVALAALMPIVSGIGGNTGTQTVTLVVRGLALGQVNSANARRLVLKEHAIALLNGVVWGGVLGVIAWLLYHDAHLGIVMTAAMVLNLQIAALVGIVVPLTMEKLGRDPAYGSSVFLTAATDSMGFFIFLGLATVFLL, from the coding sequence ATGACCGCTCCCGCCCCCAAGCCCAAGGAAAGCCTGCAGGACAGCCTGCAGCAGGTGGTCCGCATCCTGCAGCGGCACAAGCTGGTCGAGAACCTGGTGCACAAGCAGGACATGCCGCGCCACGAGCTGGTCGAATCGCTGGTGCACAAGCAGAACCTAGTCGAGCTCGAGCACAAGCTGGCCCTGCTGCACCCGGCCGACATCGCCTTCATCCTCGAATCGTTGCCGCTCGAGGACCGCATGACGGTCTGGGGCCTGGTGCCCGGCGAGACCGAGGGCGAGGTGCTGCTGGAAGTGTCGGACTCGGTGCGCGAGACGCTGCTGGCCGACATGAACCGGGACGAGATCCTGGCCGCCGCCGAGCACCTCGACGCCGACGAGCTGGCCGACCTCGCGCCCGACCTGCCGCAGGACGTGATGAGCGAGCTGATGGGCTCGCTCGAGGAAGAGGAACGGGCCGAGCTGCAGTCGGCGCTGTCCTATGCCGAGGGCCAGGTCGGCGCGCTGATGGACTTCGACATGGTCAGCATCCGCGACGACGTCACGCTCGAGGTGGTGCTGCGCTACCTGCGCCGCTTCGACGAGCTGCCGCACCATACCGACAAGCTGTTCGTGGTCGACAACGACCAGCGCCTCAAGGGCGTGCTCAGCATCAAGAAGCTCCTGGTCAGCGATCCCGAGCGCGAAGTCGCCGAAGTGATGTCGCACGACGTGGTGATGTTCCGCGCCGACGAGGACGCCAGCGAGGCGGCCCAGGCCTTCGAGCGCTACGACCTGGTGTCGGCGCCGGTGGTCGACTCGACCCACAAGGTGATCGGCCGGCTGACGGTGGACATGATGGTCGACGTGATCCGCGAGGAGAGCGAGGCCGAAGTGCTGAGCCTGGGCGGCCTGAAGGAAGACGAAGACCTGTTCAGCTCGGTCTGGCAGTCGGCGCGCAACCGCTGGCCCTGGCTGGCGGTGAACATCGGCACCGCCTTCATCGCCAGCCGGGTGATCGGCGCCTTCGAGCACACCATAGCCCAGCTGGTCGCGCTGGCGGCGCTGATGCCGATCGTCTCCGGCATCGGCGGCAATACCGGCACCCAGACCGTGACGCTGGTGGTGCGCGGCCTGGCGCTGGGCCAGGTCAACAGCGCCAACGCGCGCCGGCTGGTGCTGAAGGAGCACGCGATCGCGCTGCTCAACGGCGTGGTGTGGGGCGGCGTGCTCGGCGTGATCGCCTGGCTGCTCTACCACGACGCCCACCTCGGCATCGTGATGACGGCCGCCATGGTGCTCAACCTGCAGATCGCCGCGCTGGTCGGCATCGTGGTGCCGCTGACCATGGAAAAGCTCGGCCGCGACCCGGCCTACGGCTCCTCGGTATTCCTGACCGCGGCGACCGACAGCATGGGCTTCTTCATCTTCCTCGGCCTCGCCACGGTGTTCTTGCTCTGA
- the gshA gene encoding glutamate--cysteine ligase — protein MNVPRLATALTGPLLDLERKILAAQCDIEAWFRSQWLDHAPPFYGSVDLRNSGFKLAPVDMNLFPGGFNNLNPDFTPLCVQAVQSALEKVCPDARRLLLIPENHTRNQFYLQNVAALQRVLKLAGLNVRLGSLNPEITAPTAFALPNGTSLTLEPLKRTGRRVGLDGFDPCVVLLNNDLSAGVPPILEGIDQNLLPPLHVGWHRRRKTNHFGQYDVVAAEFADLLAIDPWYINPYFGQVDRLDFQTREGEERLAAEVERILALTAAKYRELGIDAAPYAIVKADAGTYGMGVMSVKSPDDVLGLNRKQRNKMAVVKEGLEVSDVIVQEGVPTFETLGEAVAEPVVYMMDRYVVGGFYRVHTGRGADENLNAPGMHFEPLYFDTPLSTPDCDGSPDCAPNRFYAYGVVARLALLAASREIEATEPQYDAALAV, from the coding sequence ATGAACGTACCCCGCCTTGCCACGGCCCTGACCGGGCCGCTGCTCGACCTCGAGCGCAAGATCCTGGCCGCCCAGTGCGACATCGAAGCCTGGTTCCGCAGCCAGTGGCTGGATCACGCTCCCCCCTTCTACGGCTCGGTCGATCTGCGCAACTCCGGCTTCAAGCTGGCGCCGGTCGACATGAACCTGTTTCCGGGCGGCTTCAACAACCTCAATCCCGATTTCACCCCGCTGTGCGTGCAGGCGGTGCAGAGCGCGCTGGAGAAGGTCTGTCCCGATGCGCGGCGCCTGCTGCTGATCCCCGAGAACCACACCCGCAACCAGTTCTACCTGCAGAACGTGGCCGCGCTGCAGCGCGTGCTCAAGCTGGCCGGCCTCAACGTGCGGCTCGGCTCGCTCAATCCCGAGATCACCGCGCCGACCGCCTTCGCGCTGCCCAACGGCACCTCGCTGACGCTCGAGCCGCTCAAGCGCACCGGCCGCCGCGTCGGCCTCGACGGCTTCGACCCCTGCGTGGTGCTGCTCAACAACGACCTGTCGGCCGGCGTGCCGCCGATCCTCGAAGGCATCGACCAGAACCTGCTGCCGCCGCTGCACGTGGGCTGGCACCGCCGCCGCAAGACCAACCACTTCGGCCAGTACGACGTGGTCGCGGCCGAGTTCGCCGACCTGCTGGCGATCGACCCGTGGTACATCAACCCCTACTTCGGCCAGGTCGACCGGCTCGACTTCCAGACCCGCGAGGGCGAGGAGCGGCTGGCCGCCGAGGTCGAGCGCATCCTGGCGCTGACAGCGGCCAAGTACCGCGAGCTCGGCATCGACGCCGCGCCCTACGCCATCGTCAAGGCCGACGCCGGCACCTACGGCATGGGCGTGATGAGCGTGAAGTCGCCCGACGACGTGCTGGGCCTCAACCGCAAGCAGCGCAACAAGATGGCGGTGGTGAAGGAAGGCCTGGAAGTCAGCGACGTGATCGTGCAGGAAGGCGTGCCGACCTTCGAGACGCTGGGCGAGGCGGTGGCCGAGCCGGTGGTCTACATGATGGACCGCTACGTGGTCGGCGGCTTCTACCGCGTCCACACCGGCCGCGGCGCCGACGAGAACCTCAACGCGCCCGGCATGCACTTCGAGCCGCTGTACTTCGACACCCCGCTGTCGACGCCCGATTGCGACGGCAGCCCGGACTGCGCGCCGAACCGCTTCTATGCCTACGGCGTGGTGGCGCGGCTGGCGCTCCTGGCCGCCTCGCGCGAGATCGAGGCGACCGAGCCGCAGTACGACGCCGCGCTGGCGGTCTGA
- a CDS encoding DUF4399 domain-containing protein, whose amino-acid sequence MPSPRLVFAALLAAASFVQATPAPGDGAPANARVHFIGIKDGDVLPPTVTLRFGVEGMKVRSAAEDPFDRSSGHHHLLIDLPAVPKGQVIPFDERHVHYGKGQTEATVTLAPGPHTLTLQFADGAHGSYGPQLSASVRVTVEAAKPAETDKKPAKAGAK is encoded by the coding sequence ATGCCCTCTCCCCGCCTCGTCTTCGCCGCGCTGCTGGCCGCGGCCTCGTTCGTCCAGGCTACCCCGGCGCCCGGCGACGGCGCGCCGGCCAATGCGCGCGTCCATTTCATCGGCATCAAGGACGGCGACGTGCTGCCGCCGACCGTCACGCTGCGCTTCGGCGTCGAGGGCATGAAGGTGCGCAGCGCGGCCGAGGATCCGTTCGACCGCAGCAGCGGCCACCACCACCTGCTGATCGACCTGCCGGCCGTGCCCAAGGGCCAGGTGATCCCGTTTGACGAGCGCCACGTCCACTACGGCAAGGGCCAGACCGAGGCCACCGTCACGCTGGCGCCCGGCCCGCACACGCTGACGCTGCAGTTCGCCGACGGCGCGCACGGCTCCTACGGCCCGCAGCTGTCGGCCAGCGTGCGAGTGACGGTGGAGGCGGCCAAGCCGGCCGAGACCGACAAGAAACCGGCCAAGGCCGGCGCCAAGTAG
- the gshB gene encoding glutathione synthase, with protein sequence MRIAFFADPLDRFKTYKDSTYAMMREAARRGHAIHAFEQRHLRVSEGRVLADARRIALTGDAHDWYRAEPAEATALADFDAVVMRKDPPFDSEYLYATHLLEHAERQGARVFNRPQALRDYNEKLAILRFADYTTPTLVSSQPADIRAFLAEQRDVILKPLDGMGGMGIFRLKPDDPNLGSILESQTRDGTVTLMAQRYLPEILDGDKRVLVIGGKPVDWCLARIPMAGETRGNLAAGGTGVARPLSARDREIAEALGPTFVRDGLLLVGLDVIGDCLTEVNVTSPTCFQEISAQSGIDVAALFVDALEAAVGAAA encoded by the coding sequence ATGCGCATCGCCTTCTTCGCCGACCCGCTCGACCGGTTCAAGACCTACAAGGACAGCACCTACGCCATGATGCGCGAGGCCGCCCGCCGCGGCCACGCGATCCACGCCTTCGAGCAGCGCCACCTGAGGGTGAGCGAGGGCCGCGTGCTGGCCGACGCGCGCCGCATCGCGCTGACCGGCGACGCCCACGACTGGTACCGCGCCGAGCCGGCCGAGGCCACGGCGCTGGCCGACTTCGACGCGGTCGTCATGCGCAAGGATCCGCCGTTCGACAGCGAATACCTGTACGCCACCCACCTGCTCGAGCACGCCGAGCGCCAGGGCGCGCGGGTGTTCAACCGGCCGCAGGCGCTGCGCGACTACAACGAGAAGCTGGCGATCCTGCGCTTCGCCGACTACACCACGCCGACGCTGGTCAGCAGCCAGCCGGCCGACATCCGCGCCTTCCTGGCCGAGCAGCGCGACGTGATCCTCAAGCCGCTCGACGGCATGGGCGGCATGGGCATCTTCCGGCTCAAGCCCGACGATCCCAACCTCGGTTCGATCCTCGAGAGCCAGACCCGCGACGGCACCGTCACGCTGATGGCGCAGCGCTACCTGCCCGAGATCCTCGACGGCGACAAGCGCGTGCTGGTGATCGGCGGCAAGCCGGTCGACTGGTGCCTGGCGCGCATCCCGATGGCCGGCGAGACCCGCGGCAACCTGGCCGCCGGCGGCACCGGCGTGGCGCGGCCGCTGAGCGCGCGCGACCGCGAGATCGCCGAGGCGCTCGGCCCGACCTTCGTGCGCGACGGCCTCTTGCTGGTCGGGCTCGACGTGATCGGCGACTGCCTGACCGAGGTCAACGTCACCAGCCCGACCTGCTTCCAGGAGATCAGCGCGCAGTCGGGCATCGACGTCGCGGCGCTGTTCGTCGATGCGCTCGAGGCGGCGGTCGGGGCGGCGGCCTGA
- a CDS encoding PTS sugar transporter subunit IIA, which translates to MVGILLVTHYGLGESLAECAAHVLGRALPQLRYLPVYRTDDPDVVLERARTLVREIDTGRGVLVLSDIYGGTPSNVAYRLIQPGRVEAVAGVNLPMLVRSLNYGHEPLDVVVSKAVTGGLEGVMYMLPPTTRQGPGQE; encoded by the coding sequence ATGGTTGGAATCCTGCTGGTCACGCACTACGGCCTCGGCGAAAGCCTGGCCGAATGCGCCGCTCACGTGCTCGGCCGAGCGCTGCCGCAATTGCGCTACCTGCCCGTCTACCGTACCGACGATCCCGACGTGGTGCTGGAGCGGGCCCGCACGCTGGTGCGCGAGATCGACACCGGCCGCGGCGTGCTGGTGCTGTCGGACATCTACGGCGGGACGCCGTCCAACGTCGCCTACCGGCTGATCCAGCCGGGCCGCGTCGAAGCGGTGGCCGGGGTCAACCTGCCGATGCTGGTGCGCTCGCTCAACTACGGCCACGAGCCGCTGGACGTGGTGGTGAGCAAGGCCGTCACCGGCGGGCTCGAGGGCGTGATGTACATGCTGCCGCCGACCACCCGCCAAGGGCCCGGCCAAGAATAG
- a CDS encoding HPr family phosphocarrier protein translates to MAQKEVEIINKLGLHARASSKLTQLASRFKCEVWLARNGKRVNAKSIMGVMMLAAARGSRVTIETIGEDEEAAMAALTELIANRFDESE, encoded by the coding sequence ATGGCGCAGAAAGAAGTCGAAATCATCAACAAGCTGGGCCTGCATGCGCGGGCCTCGAGCAAGCTGACGCAACTGGCCAGCCGCTTCAAATGCGAAGTCTGGCTCGCCCGCAACGGCAAACGGGTCAACGCCAAGAGCATCATGGGGGTGATGATGCTGGCGGCCGCGCGCGGCAGCCGCGTGACCATCGAAACCATCGGCGAGGACGAGGAGGCCGCGATGGCGGCCCTGACCGAGCTGATCGCCAACCGCTTCGACGAATCGGAATAG